In the genome of Xanthomonas translucens pv. cerealis, one region contains:
- a CDS encoding helix-turn-helix domain-containing protein yields the protein MDHGALAARIRSARKALGLSQCELASRLGVHRTTIAHWERAGGCVPSVGNLRVLSEELQVEFEWLAVGGIAGKVLPLSAVPSSRRDLESRLLQLSRHVPVSFLATVIALLENASAYLE from the coding sequence ATGGATCATGGTGCATTAGCGGCGCGTATCCGTTCGGCGCGCAAAGCGCTCGGCCTGTCGCAATGCGAACTGGCGAGTAGGCTGGGGGTGCATCGCACCACTATCGCCCATTGGGAGCGTGCCGGCGGTTGCGTGCCCAGCGTCGGCAACCTGCGTGTCCTCAGTGAAGAACTCCAGGTCGAGTTCGAATGGCTGGCTGTTGGGGGTATCGCCGGCAAGGTGTTGCCGTTGAGTGCTGTGCCAAGTTCACGCCGTGACCTCGAGTCGCGCCTGCTACAGCTCTCACGGCATGTCCCGGTGTCCTTTCTTGCCACCGTCATTGCGCTCCTGGAGAACGCCAGCGCTTATCTGGAGTGA